From a single Pseudalkalibacillus hwajinpoensis genomic region:
- a CDS encoding TetR/AcrR family transcriptional regulator, producing MVFDRRKSILEAAEKSFSMFGYKATTMDQVAKIANVGKGTIYTFFKNKEELFYEVVSSMVHEMKELAQTSMKEEKTFFENLHRALYSVLEHRRQHQLAIKLSQEVREIGTPAAIEALDLVEQAILFFLEQEIARGIANDEVKKCDPSLTAFLMFKMYIALIFDWEKSHQSFSKEEIANHLEFYMMTGIKPE from the coding sequence ATTGTGTTTGATCGAAGAAAAAGTATATTAGAAGCGGCAGAGAAGTCATTTTCCATGTTTGGGTATAAAGCTACTACTATGGATCAAGTAGCGAAGATTGCGAATGTTGGAAAAGGGACGATCTATACATTTTTTAAAAATAAAGAAGAGCTTTTCTATGAAGTTGTAAGCAGTATGGTGCATGAGATGAAAGAACTTGCCCAGACATCTATGAAGGAGGAGAAGACCTTCTTTGAGAACTTGCACCGTGCTCTTTATAGCGTTCTTGAACATCGTAGGCAACATCAGCTTGCGATTAAACTCTCACAGGAAGTAAGGGAAATCGGAACACCTGCTGCAATCGAGGCCCTGGATCTTGTCGAACAAGCGATCCTCTTCTTTCTTGAACAGGAAATCGCGAGGGGGATTGCAAATGATGAAGTGAAGAAATGCGATCCGTCTCTTACCGCTTTTCTCATGTTCAAAATGTATATTGCGCTAATTTTTGATTGGGAAAAATCCCATCAATCGTTTAGCAAAGAGGAGATTGCGAATCACCTGGAATTTTATATGATGACTGGTATTAAACCAGAATAG
- a CDS encoding ATP-binding protein, whose translation MLDMARPLLINIAMLFSVLFIWNMVMPFTRSSSINLKVKLIFGAVSSLMALLCMLFPLEKFGDTVFDLRVVPLILVTIYGGGLPGFICTATISFTRLSLGGEYAWVGVLIAIVGFIIAYCFNGYFQRSIRKWKVILLTGGIFLMAYLTIVLLFINPLESYFYPIYFAAFAIAYFMIFYLTERLVIINIQLQETVYLEKLSVAGKMAAAIAHEIRNPLTTVRGLLQFIATDTKDKKVQNYAPLMLEEIDRTNKIITDYLMLIKPSKDQYEAMDLNQVVKDTTDLIAVLASYHAVEIQYEEKDDFRILGNPQELKQCLVNLMKNAIEAIEEDGIIQVVLQYGIKKGTVDIVISDNGVGMRKEDLEKVGLPFYTTKSKGTGLGTMITNRLIRNIGGKINYTSTEGVGTTVTVTLLITV comes from the coding sequence ATGTTGGACATGGCAAGACCTCTACTCATAAATATAGCAATGCTCTTCTCAGTATTATTCATCTGGAATATGGTCATGCCATTTACACGCTCCAGTTCAATCAACTTAAAAGTGAAACTCATATTCGGCGCCGTTAGTTCATTAATGGCGCTCCTCTGTATGCTCTTCCCACTTGAGAAATTTGGTGATACAGTTTTTGACCTAAGAGTTGTACCACTTATTTTAGTCACGATTTACGGTGGAGGTTTACCCGGGTTTATTTGCACTGCAACAATCTCCTTTACTCGTCTATCGCTTGGAGGAGAATATGCATGGGTTGGTGTTCTAATCGCAATAGTAGGTTTCATCATCGCATATTGTTTTAATGGGTATTTTCAGAGATCCATTAGAAAATGGAAAGTAATTCTCCTCACAGGGGGAATCTTTTTGATGGCCTATTTAACGATCGTTTTGTTGTTTATTAATCCTTTAGAAAGCTATTTTTATCCGATTTATTTCGCTGCATTTGCCATTGCTTATTTCATGATTTTCTACCTTACTGAACGCCTAGTTATAATAAATATTCAGCTTCAGGAAACAGTCTATCTCGAGAAGCTTTCTGTTGCAGGGAAAATGGCTGCGGCAATCGCACATGAAATTCGAAATCCACTGACAACAGTAAGGGGTCTTCTTCAGTTTATTGCTACTGATACGAAAGATAAAAAGGTTCAAAATTATGCTCCGCTTATGTTAGAAGAGATTGATCGAACAAATAAGATTATTACGGATTATCTTATGCTTATTAAACCTTCTAAAGACCAGTATGAAGCCATGGATTTAAATCAAGTCGTCAAAGATACAACAGATTTAATCGCGGTATTAGCATCTTACCACGCAGTGGAAATTCAGTATGAAGAAAAAGATGATTTCCGAATACTCGGTAATCCTCAAGAATTGAAACAGTGCTTAGTTAATTTAATGAAAAACGCAATTGAAGCGATAGAGGAAGATGGAATCATTCAAGTGGTTTTACAATATGGAATTAAAAAAGGTACCGTAGACATCGTGATTAGCGATAATGGAGTTGGAATGAGGAAGGAGGATCTTGAAAAAGTGGGTCTTCCATTTTATACCACGAAATCTAAAGGGACTGGTCTCGGTACAATGATCACGAATAGGCTTATTCGTAATATCGGTGGGAAAATCAATTATACAAGTACAGAAGGGGTCGGTACAACGGTGACAGTCACCCTACTGATAACAGTATAA